TCGGACGGCGTGCTCACCGGAGTCTTGGTGGCGGGTTGCGCCTTCGCACTCGTCGACGACGCCGATCCGGACGAGCTGGTGGCCGAGCTGCTCGTCGAGGACTCCGGTGCATCGGACTTGCCCGAACACCCGCTGGCCGCGACGGTGACGGCCACGGACACCAGCACAACGGCGGCGAACTTGTGGGTACTCAGCATGGGCGTGCTCCTATCGATAGATGCTCAGTTGTCGGTGAGACAGGCGTCGGCACCGTTGATGACGCCGTCCCGGAAGTGACGGATCCGTTCGAAGCCGGCGCCCTGACGCTCGGTGTCACCGCTTCCGCGGAACACCAGCAGCGCGGTGATCGCCTCGTCGAGGTCTCCTGGTGATATCTGGTAACTGCTTGTCGCAGAACGGTTACCCATGATGACGCCGGCCGTGTAGGCACCGGCCAGGCAATCGCTGCGCAACGACTGGGTCCGGTCGTCGGAGGTGTCTCCGAGGCGGGTCAGGGCGGCCAGTCCGTACTGGGTTGCCAAGAGTGTGGCGACGGCGTAATCACCACCCTGGCGGTAGATCTCGGGCATCGCATCGACGTTGTCCCAACCCACGTAATCCTCGGGCACGCAGTAGAACAACACGTACCCCTCGGTCGAATTTCCGCCACAGCTCGGCGGATTGGCGGGATCGAAAGCCTCGGCACCCCGCAACGGCACCCACCGCCGGCCCGAGGTCAGTTCGGGGTAGAGCTGAGTCCAGTAGTCCTCCAGGTCGTAGGGCACCCCGTTGACGATGGACTCGTACGGTGCGTCACCGCCGCGGGCCTCGTCCACCTCGTCGGCGAAGGGCAACTCCAGCACCATCGGATCGTCATCGCGGTAGCCCTTGCATGCCGCCAATCCGTTGTCGTAGCCGTCCTGGAACGCACCGACCCTGTCGAAACCGCTGCCGTGGGCATTCGGATCGACCTTGCTGGTGCCGGGGTTGTCCCGCAGCTCAAGGATGCCGGCGACCGCGGTGTCGAGTTGGGCGTCGTCGAGATCGAACACGCCGGTGTCCCTGGCGTGGCGAGCCCACCCACCGGCGAAACAGTCCGCCTGTAGCTCACGGGTGACCGTCCGGGCGGTGAAGTTCGACCGGGCCTGAATGGCGTGACCCCACTCATGGGCCATCACGATCGGGATGACGAAGTCGCCGAACCGCGCCTGCAGGTCCGGCAACAGACCCTCGGCATCCCAGGCGACCACGTCGGCACTGGAGCAGTAGAAGGCGTTTCCGGCGACCTCACTGGCATCATCGGCACACGGTGGCGCCGCGTCGGTCGAGGGCATGACGGCATAGAGGCCGCCTTCCACCGGGGTATAGGCCTCGCCGTACAGCTCGGGGAACTGGTCGGACCAGAACTGCTGCAGGTCGGTGATCGCCTTGATCGCCTGGACGTTGACCGGGGCATCGGGGTCACCGGTGATCGTCACGGCCGGTTCGATCGATGTCGACGGCGCCGACGCCCCACCGCCATCGGACGACGAAGCCGCACATCCGGCGACCATCAGCGCAGCGACCAGCGTCGCCACCCAACTCACCTGCATGGCGGCAAGGTAGCCACGGCGGGTTGGAACCACATTGGAGCCGCCAGGTACATCGTCATCCAACCGCGATGCAACGGCCGTGCGGTCGTCACCTGGGCCGACGGCGCGCGACGTACGGTGGCCGGAGTCATCGGAACCGACTGGAGGTCGAGCTGTGCACCGGTCCCCCGTCGTGTCCGTGCACGGCAGCTGCGTCGACGATTTCGCCGGGGTGCGCGATGCCTTCGAGCGGAACTTCAGCGAG
This DNA window, taken from Mycolicibacterium neoaurum, encodes the following:
- a CDS encoding neutral zinc metallopeptidase, with translation MQVSWVATLVAALMVAGCAASSSDGGGASAPSTSIEPAVTITGDPDAPVNVQAIKAITDLQQFWSDQFPELYGEAYTPVEGGLYAVMPSTDAAPPCADDASEVAGNAFYCSSADVVAWDAEGLLPDLQARFGDFVIPIVMAHEWGHAIQARSNFTARTVTRELQADCFAGGWARHARDTGVFDLDDAQLDTAVAGILELRDNPGTSKVDPNAHGSGFDRVGAFQDGYDNGLAACKGYRDDDPMVLELPFADEVDEARGGDAPYESIVNGVPYDLEDYWTQLYPELTSGRRWVPLRGAEAFDPANPPSCGGNSTEGYVLFYCVPEDYVGWDNVDAMPEIYRQGGDYAVATLLATQYGLAALTRLGDTSDDRTQSLRSDCLAGAYTAGVIMGNRSATSSYQISPGDLDEAITALLVFRGSGDTERQGAGFERIRHFRDGVINGADACLTDN